In Hyalangium minutum, a single window of DNA contains:
- a CDS encoding GldG family protein: MNFSSVGKILGALGLLLLLSSPFTLFFTSGSVALTAAKAVSGLVLLGIYFATNFQQFGQFATRRSSFFFATSMLMGVVTLGGLGALNYIAFKKNKSWDLTKQKVFTLAPQTTTTLTGLKEKVRAIGFMPPSHQYYDMVEQLFRRYQAAAPDKFEYSFKDPARHPDLAAKYQLKEGQTTVVLVRGEGDKESHTTLNMLSEQDLTNALIKINSVGSQKVYFLTGHGEWPLEAEAAAPGDPGGALSEFRKHLLQEGYTAEELNLAGQKEVPRDASLVIIPGAKTPYTAPEAEALRQYLAQGGRMLYFADFNAEPKLDALLAEYGVEVDKGIAADPQFNSGNPYALVSAFYSEHELTRPLRQLKLNIEFPTARSLTVLRQGMAEGVKAEPVVLSSPFAWVETTPAADATPSDGEKSGQLVLVAAATRDTKNAPDKRFDEARVVVMGDSEILLDANWGHEANRNLVLNALGWASNQVEKITIRPPDRDVSTLQMDPDMLENIRFVSTDLLPLTLMGMGLAIWLSRRNK; encoded by the coding sequence ATGAACTTCTCCTCTGTCGGAAAGATTCTCGGTGCGCTCGGGCTCCTGCTGCTGCTGTCGAGCCCGTTCACCCTGTTCTTCACCTCGGGCTCCGTGGCGCTCACGGCGGCCAAGGCTGTGTCGGGCCTCGTGCTGCTGGGCATCTACTTCGCCACCAACTTCCAGCAGTTCGGCCAGTTCGCCACGCGGCGCTCCAGCTTCTTCTTCGCCACCTCCATGCTGATGGGAGTGGTGACACTGGGCGGGCTGGGCGCGCTCAACTACATCGCGTTCAAGAAGAACAAGAGCTGGGACCTGACGAAGCAGAAGGTCTTCACCCTGGCGCCGCAGACGACCACCACGCTCACCGGGCTCAAGGAGAAGGTGCGCGCCATCGGCTTCATGCCTCCCAGCCACCAGTACTACGACATGGTGGAGCAGCTCTTCCGGCGCTACCAGGCTGCGGCCCCCGACAAGTTCGAGTACTCCTTCAAGGATCCCGCGCGTCACCCGGATCTGGCGGCCAAGTACCAGCTCAAAGAGGGCCAGACCACGGTGGTGCTCGTGCGCGGCGAGGGCGACAAGGAGTCGCACACCACCCTCAACATGCTCTCCGAGCAGGACCTCACCAACGCCCTCATCAAGATCAACTCGGTGGGCTCGCAGAAGGTGTACTTCCTCACCGGCCACGGCGAGTGGCCACTGGAGGCCGAGGCCGCCGCGCCGGGCGATCCCGGTGGAGCGCTCTCGGAGTTCCGCAAGCACCTGCTCCAGGAGGGCTACACCGCCGAGGAGCTGAACCTGGCAGGGCAGAAGGAGGTCCCCCGGGACGCGTCGCTGGTGATCATTCCCGGCGCGAAGACGCCCTACACGGCGCCGGAGGCGGAGGCGCTGCGCCAGTACCTCGCGCAGGGTGGGCGGATGCTCTACTTCGCGGACTTCAACGCCGAGCCGAAGCTGGACGCGCTCCTGGCCGAGTACGGCGTCGAGGTGGACAAGGGCATCGCCGCGGACCCGCAGTTCAACAGCGGCAACCCCTATGCACTGGTCTCCGCCTTCTACAGCGAGCACGAGCTGACCCGGCCCCTGCGCCAGCTCAAGCTCAACATCGAGTTCCCCACGGCGCGCAGCCTCACGGTGCTGCGCCAGGGCATGGCCGAGGGCGTCAAGGCCGAGCCCGTGGTGCTCTCCTCCCCCTTCGCGTGGGTGGAGACGACGCCGGCCGCGGACGCCACCCCCTCGGATGGCGAGAAGTCCGGCCAGCTCGTCCTGGTGGCCGCCGCCACGCGGGACACGAAGAACGCCCCGGACAAGCGCTTCGATGAGGCGCGCGTGGTGGTGATGGGTGACTCGGAGATCCTCCTGGACGCCAACTGGGGCCACGAGGCCAACCGCAACCTCGTGCTGAATGCGCTCGGCTGGGCGTCGAACCAGGTCGAGAAGATCACCATCCGCCCGCCGGACCGCGACGTGTCCACATTGCAGATGGATCCGGACATGCTGGAGAACATCCGCTTCGTGTCCACGGACCTGCTGCCCCTGACCCTCATGGGCATGGGGCTGGCCATCTGGCTGTCGAGGCGAAACAAGTGA
- a CDS encoding DUF4340 domain-containing protein: MKQTQKNLVTLVLATAAAAGLGLYAYFGVKEPERKEAVRKEQAEKLFAPETPGEKPTQGATAPAAVFTQLTVQSKGITATLERQGTTWFLTAPVKGKADKPTVEGILAQLHAGKFKATVEEAPTDEDLKKYGLLPPVFSVAAKAYVPDASGGGQDDPARQRTVTLLGGIENTFDGSLYVRRDGDPRVYSADGSVRYALEKDLYALRDKEFLGFEEASLKAIEVKTPATSYSLEREADKSWRLTKPLTVRADGERVKKALLALKEQRALSFPMDSAAERSKLGLDKPVVEARFTLDPGDPVRLRFSLVPEGSGAKVYALREQGSEATLAEVPEGALTVLNLSLPELRTKTVLSFKREDVKRIVFYPGAGAPPAVLSNKNPAANALQGWELEEPITGKVEGLKVASLLSLLSSVKASSFGEANPKWEQYGITDNARSFSLQDTSGKELARLWLGGAVPNKEGSVYARGSNPEVAEVEAAWLAHLPERAEDFLQASATAGTDGGTPDTDGGVPEDSP; this comes from the coding sequence GTGAAGCAGACCCAAAAGAACCTCGTCACCCTGGTGCTGGCCACCGCCGCCGCTGCGGGCCTGGGCCTCTACGCGTACTTCGGAGTGAAGGAGCCGGAGCGGAAGGAGGCCGTGCGCAAGGAACAAGCCGAGAAGCTCTTCGCTCCCGAGACTCCCGGCGAGAAGCCCACTCAGGGCGCCACCGCTCCTGCGGCCGTCTTCACGCAGCTCACCGTCCAGTCCAAGGGCATCACCGCGACGCTGGAGCGCCAAGGCACCACGTGGTTCCTCACCGCTCCGGTGAAGGGCAAGGCGGACAAGCCCACCGTGGAGGGCATCCTCGCCCAGCTGCACGCCGGTAAGTTCAAGGCCACCGTCGAGGAGGCTCCCACCGACGAGGACCTCAAGAAGTACGGCCTCCTGCCTCCCGTGTTCTCGGTGGCGGCGAAGGCCTATGTCCCGGACGCCTCAGGCGGTGGTCAGGACGATCCCGCGCGCCAGCGCACGGTGACGCTGCTCGGCGGCATCGAGAACACCTTCGATGGCTCCCTGTACGTGCGCCGCGATGGCGACCCACGCGTGTACTCCGCGGATGGCTCCGTGCGCTACGCACTGGAGAAGGATCTGTACGCGCTGCGTGACAAGGAGTTCCTGGGGTTCGAAGAGGCCTCGCTGAAGGCGATCGAGGTGAAGACCCCAGCGACCAGCTACTCGCTGGAGCGGGAGGCGGATAAGTCCTGGCGGTTGACGAAGCCCCTGACGGTGCGCGCGGACGGAGAGCGCGTGAAGAAGGCCCTTCTGGCCCTCAAGGAGCAGCGTGCGCTCTCCTTCCCCATGGACTCCGCCGCGGAGCGCTCGAAGCTGGGCCTGGACAAGCCCGTGGTGGAGGCACGCTTCACGCTCGACCCGGGCGATCCCGTGCGGCTGCGGTTCTCCCTGGTCCCCGAAGGCTCCGGAGCGAAGGTGTATGCGCTGCGCGAGCAGGGCTCGGAGGCGACGCTCGCTGAGGTCCCCGAAGGCGCGCTCACCGTGCTGAACCTGAGCCTCCCAGAACTGCGGACCAAGACCGTGCTGAGCTTCAAGCGCGAGGACGTGAAGCGCATCGTCTTCTACCCGGGCGCTGGGGCACCGCCGGCGGTTCTGTCCAACAAGAACCCGGCCGCGAACGCGCTGCAGGGCTGGGAGCTGGAGGAGCCCATCACGGGCAAGGTCGAGGGGCTCAAGGTGGCCTCGCTGCTCAGCCTCCTGAGCAGCGTCAAGGCCTCCAGCTTCGGCGAAGCCAACCCGAAGTGGGAGCAGTACGGCATCACCGACAACGCTCGCAGCTTCTCGCTGCAGGACACGAGCGGCAAGGAGCTGGCACGGCTGTGGCTTGGCGGCGCGGTGCCGAACAAGGAAGGATCTGTCTACGCCCGGGGATCCAACCCCGAAGTGGCCGAGGTGGAGGCAGCGTGGCTGGCCCACCTCCCCGAGCGCGCCGAGGACTTCTTGCAGGCCTCCGCCACCGCTGGAACGGACGGTGGCACCCCCGACACGGACGGTGGAGTTCCTGAGGACTCGCCCTGA
- a CDS encoding metallophosphoesterase family protein, translated as MAAVGDLHCREDHHGRFRLLVKQVNASADMLVLCGDLTDRGMVEEGKVLAEELSALRVPCAAVLGNHDYEHGQVKEICAELAKVGIHILDGDHFIFEKVLGVAGVKGFGGGFGNATLQAFGEGQTKSFVQEAVSESLKLEAALSHLDTPKKVVIMHYSPIPETLEGENIEIRPFLGTSRLAMPIDHYRAEAVFHGHAHHGTREGKTRAGIPVYNVAMPLMAKHTPDQRFALLEI; from the coding sequence TTGGCAGCAGTCGGTGATCTTCACTGCCGGGAAGACCACCACGGCCGCTTCCGGCTCCTCGTGAAGCAGGTGAACGCCTCGGCGGACATGCTCGTGCTGTGCGGCGATCTGACGGATCGCGGCATGGTGGAGGAGGGCAAGGTCCTGGCCGAGGAGCTCTCTGCGCTGCGAGTCCCGTGCGCCGCCGTGCTGGGCAACCACGACTACGAGCACGGCCAGGTGAAGGAGATCTGCGCCGAGCTGGCCAAGGTGGGGATCCACATCCTGGATGGGGACCACTTCATCTTCGAGAAGGTGCTCGGAGTGGCGGGGGTGAAGGGGTTCGGCGGCGGCTTCGGCAACGCCACGCTGCAGGCGTTCGGCGAGGGGCAGACCAAGTCCTTCGTGCAGGAGGCGGTGTCCGAGTCGCTCAAGCTGGAAGCGGCGCTGAGCCACCTCGACACGCCGAAGAAGGTGGTCATCATGCACTACTCGCCCATTCCGGAGACGCTGGAGGGGGAGAACATCGAGATCCGGCCTTTCCTCGGGACGAGCCGGCTCGCCATGCCGATTGACCACTACCGGGCGGAGGCGGTGTTCCATGGCCACGCGCATCACGGGACGCGCGAGGGGAAGACGCGCGCGGGCATCCCCGTCTACAACGTGGCCATGCCGCTGATGGCCAAGCACACGCCGGATCAACGGTTCGCGCTGCTGGAGATCTGA
- a CDS encoding nucleotidyltransferase → MEKRHPNHPGELGVDAMLAERDRAPDEINARARAVGLLLDAGVPFVVGGAYAYATYTGIYRDTKDLDLFPRKRDAGRALEVLELDGWRTERTDEVWLYKAFKGEYFVDFIFSSGNGVAVVDDEWFEHAPTSTVFGHRCLVAPAEEMIWSKAFVNERERYDGSDVNHLILKAGRKMDWERLMRRFDRYWEVLFSHLMMFRYAYPSERDTIPDWVMAELMARTLDTVRDGNWEERICRGNLISRVNYHVDIHHWGFRDGRQWDEHERKDGGERGTRSQLEDSVGSSR, encoded by the coding sequence ATGGAAAAGAGACACCCGAACCACCCCGGAGAGCTGGGTGTGGATGCCATGCTGGCGGAGCGCGACAGGGCCCCGGACGAGATCAACGCCAGGGCCAGGGCTGTCGGGCTGCTCCTGGATGCGGGCGTGCCGTTCGTCGTTGGCGGAGCCTACGCCTACGCCACGTACACGGGCATCTACCGCGACACGAAGGACCTGGACCTCTTCCCTCGCAAACGCGATGCGGGCCGGGCGCTCGAGGTGCTGGAACTGGACGGCTGGCGCACCGAACGCACGGACGAGGTGTGGCTCTACAAGGCCTTCAAGGGCGAGTACTTCGTCGACTTCATCTTCAGCTCCGGCAACGGGGTGGCGGTGGTGGACGACGAGTGGTTCGAGCACGCCCCTACCTCCACGGTGTTCGGCCACCGCTGCCTGGTGGCGCCCGCCGAGGAGATGATCTGGTCCAAGGCCTTCGTCAACGAGCGCGAGCGCTATGACGGATCGGACGTGAACCACCTCATCCTCAAGGCCGGGCGGAAGATGGACTGGGAGCGGCTCATGCGCCGCTTCGACCGGTACTGGGAGGTGCTGTTCAGCCACCTGATGATGTTCCGGTACGCCTACCCGTCCGAGCGCGACACCATCCCGGACTGGGTGATGGCGGAGCTGATGGCGCGCACGCTGGACACGGTGCGCGATGGCAACTGGGAGGAGCGCATCTGCCGGGGCAACCTGATCTCGCGGGTGAACTACCACGTGGACATCCACCACTGGGGATTCCGCGACGGGCGGCAGTGGGACGAACACGAGCGAAAGGACGGAGGAGAGCGTGGCACGCGATCCCAACTCGAAGATTCGGTTGGCAGCAGTCGGTGA
- a CDS encoding RNA polymerase sigma factor: MGTSQPVLRVIQGGPTEDRRAFLQELYTKYGGSVLGRCRYLLKDASKAEDAMHDVFARALTHSDGFRSEASPLTWLMKIATNHCLNQIRSERAGWRSWFQREEAAKPEGHGGPQSMETRDLVRRLLSRVDVETQAAVIHYHVDGMTLEEVAAALGRSVPTVRKRLESFAELGGEELRVR, encoded by the coding sequence ATGGGAACGAGCCAGCCGGTCCTGAGAGTCATCCAGGGTGGTCCTACCGAGGACCGGCGGGCGTTTCTCCAAGAGCTGTACACGAAGTATGGCGGCAGCGTCCTCGGGCGCTGCCGCTACCTGTTGAAGGACGCATCGAAGGCCGAGGACGCGATGCACGACGTGTTCGCCCGCGCCCTCACTCACTCGGACGGGTTCCGCTCCGAGGCCTCGCCGCTGACATGGTTGATGAAGATCGCCACGAACCACTGCCTGAACCAGATCCGATCGGAGCGTGCGGGCTGGCGCAGCTGGTTCCAGCGGGAAGAGGCGGCGAAGCCAGAGGGGCACGGGGGCCCCCAGAGCATGGAGACGCGGGACCTGGTGCGGAGGTTGCTGTCGCGGGTGGATGTGGAGACGCAGGCAGCGGTCATCCACTACCACGTGGACGGGATGACGCTGGAGGAAGTGGCCGCGGCGTTGGGGCGCTCAGTGCCCACGGTGCGCAAGCGGCTGGAGAGTTTCGCCGAGCTGGGCGGAGAAGAGTTGAGGGTCCGATGA
- a CDS encoding DUF4384 domain-containing protein: protein MSAHLSEHPSEWTLRRLHAGELPTPEATRARTHAAECEQCGAVLRAAEEAQRQFEAATPFERFEEGVKRAEEKSRKEELARRGSAQRWMGPVVALAATVLLVVAVRPLLATSTGSGVRTKGGAVAELRIGGGEGTQRMARTNTPEPLAPGERVRIGYTPDTRRYVLALSIDSAGEVTPLYPETGESLPVKPGAGTHWLPDSIEFTGSGAERVVVLLSDAPVKVEDATAAAREAFEAVGRDVAKLPPLSVDGDQTHWMLLKP, encoded by the coding sequence ATGAGCGCGCACCTTTCAGAGCACCCCTCCGAGTGGACGCTGCGCCGCCTGCACGCTGGCGAGCTGCCAACCCCAGAGGCAACCCGGGCCCGAACCCACGCCGCCGAGTGCGAGCAGTGCGGCGCCGTGCTCCGCGCGGCCGAGGAGGCCCAGCGCCAGTTCGAAGCCGCCACCCCCTTCGAGCGCTTCGAGGAGGGAGTGAAGCGGGCGGAGGAGAAGTCCCGGAAGGAGGAGTTGGCCCGCCGGGGCTCGGCTCAGCGGTGGATGGGGCCGGTGGTGGCCCTGGCAGCCACGGTGCTGCTGGTGGTGGCGGTGCGGCCCCTGCTGGCGACGAGCACGGGGTCCGGGGTGCGGACGAAGGGCGGCGCGGTGGCGGAGCTGCGCATCGGTGGCGGCGAGGGCACGCAGCGGATGGCTCGGACGAACACTCCCGAGCCGCTGGCCCCGGGCGAGCGCGTGCGGATTGGCTACACGCCAGACACGCGCCGGTACGTGCTGGCGCTGTCGATTGACTCGGCCGGTGAGGTGACGCCGCTCTACCCCGAGACGGGCGAGAGCCTGCCAGTGAAGCCGGGAGCGGGCACGCACTGGCTGCCGGACAGCATCGAGTTCACCGGCTCGGGCGCCGAGCGCGTGGTGGTGCTGCTAAGCGACGCTCCGGTGAAGGTGGAAGATGCCACCGCGGCGGCGCGCGAGGCCTTCGAGGCGGTGGGGAGGGACGTGGCGAAGCTGCCTCCACTGAGCGTGGACGGCGACCAGACGCACTGGATGCTGCTCAAGCCATGA
- a CDS encoding caspase family protein — protein sequence MRCSRRQLGALTLGLLLATAAQAEPLRRFALIIGNDEGGSDTRPLSYAREDARKMHGLLSRLGGVSPSDSRLLLNDDAQDVLSALANLEARIQAARTRGERTALLVYYSGHAKDGALRLGDTRLPFDTFKKRLADAPADIRIAILDSCRSGALTRTKGARRAPAFEIDSGATRDARGLVILTSSSADEDSQESDVIGGSYFSHHLTSGLLGDADRSGDGQVTLFEAYSHAYDRTVADTAGSSAGPQHPTFSYDLAGNGDLVLTNLRTSEGLVVPRSAPGGAYYFVNPSGLVVAELEKAPETERRVALAPGTYRVKRRLEDRLRIGEVEVRRGQETVLEEFRFRDAPFSDDPVKGGRGRGSFWTVGLTGGYHSFFDRDIRESLFLSVPLVGGEVNLHNYFREDWVWGFDVALGGRAAKLSLENLSGASYRYSVLNLGTSLTAEWHVGDLAPFAGARLAYLYMGRKFDGGVFPDQFYATFSPGLVAGLRYRLLRSLHLTGRGRLHYLTYNVHEEGTENSNSSLGYWELSALVTYEL from the coding sequence ATGAGGTGCTCGAGGCGACAGCTGGGCGCCCTTACCCTGGGGTTGCTGCTGGCCACCGCCGCGCAGGCGGAGCCGCTGCGCCGCTTTGCCCTCATCATCGGCAATGACGAGGGCGGCTCGGACACCCGGCCCCTGAGCTACGCCCGAGAGGACGCGCGCAAGATGCACGGGCTCCTGTCGCGGCTGGGCGGAGTCTCCCCCTCGGACTCGCGGCTGCTGTTGAACGACGACGCCCAGGACGTGCTCTCCGCGCTGGCGAACCTGGAGGCCCGCATCCAGGCAGCCCGGACCCGGGGCGAGCGCACCGCGCTGCTCGTCTACTACTCGGGCCACGCGAAGGACGGCGCGCTGCGGCTGGGAGACACACGGCTGCCCTTCGACACGTTCAAGAAGCGGCTGGCGGACGCTCCGGCGGACATCCGCATCGCCATCCTGGACTCGTGCCGCTCGGGCGCACTGACGCGGACCAAGGGTGCCCGGCGCGCGCCCGCCTTCGAGATCGACTCCGGGGCTACGCGGGACGCACGGGGCCTGGTGATCCTCACCTCCAGCTCAGCGGACGAGGACTCGCAGGAGTCAGATGTGATCGGCGGCAGCTACTTCTCCCACCACCTGACGAGCGGGCTCCTGGGAGATGCGGATCGCTCTGGCGACGGGCAGGTGACGCTCTTCGAGGCGTACTCGCACGCGTACGATCGGACGGTGGCGGACACGGCGGGCAGCAGCGCGGGGCCGCAGCACCCCACGTTCAGCTACGACCTCGCGGGCAACGGGGACCTGGTGCTCACGAACCTGCGCACCTCCGAGGGGCTGGTGGTGCCTCGCTCGGCGCCAGGAGGGGCCTATTACTTCGTGAATCCGAGCGGACTGGTGGTGGCGGAGCTGGAGAAGGCGCCAGAGACAGAGCGGCGGGTGGCGCTCGCGCCGGGCACGTACCGGGTGAAGCGCCGCCTGGAGGATCGGCTGCGCATCGGCGAGGTGGAGGTCCGTCGCGGACAGGAGACCGTGCTGGAGGAGTTCCGGTTTCGCGATGCGCCCTTCTCGGACGATCCGGTGAAGGGAGGCCGCGGACGGGGCTCCTTCTGGACCGTGGGGCTGACGGGCGGCTACCACTCCTTCTTCGATCGGGACATCCGCGAGTCCCTGTTCCTCTCCGTGCCCCTGGTGGGCGGCGAGGTGAACCTCCACAACTACTTCCGCGAGGACTGGGTGTGGGGCTTCGACGTGGCGCTGGGAGGCCGCGCCGCGAAGCTGAGCCTGGAGAACCTGTCGGGCGCGAGCTACCGCTACTCGGTGCTCAACCTGGGCACCTCCCTGACCGCCGAGTGGCACGTGGGAGACCTGGCTCCCTTCGCGGGCGCGCGGCTCGCGTACCTTTATATGGGCCGCAAGTTCGACGGCGGGGTGTTCCCGGATCAGTTCTACGCGACGTTCTCTCCCGGACTGGTGGCGGGCCTGCGCTATCGGCTGCTGCGCAGTCTGCACCTCACCGGGCGCGGCCGGCTGCACTACCTCACCTATAACGTCCACGAAGAAGGCACCGAGAACAGCAACAGCTCCCTGGGCTACTGGGAGCTGTCGGCCCTGGTGACCTATGAGCTCTAA
- a CDS encoding CHRD domain-containing protein, translated as MKANRLFIACVAALSLVACGGGTELTAVLSGAAEKPSAVTTTGSGSTDVTVDGKKIEVTGSFKDLSGNATAAHIHGPADASSTAGVFCNLTVPAAASGSITTDKNAGSCGAIELTEAQVADFEAGKYYINIHTAANANGEIRGQLIKKE; from the coding sequence ATGAAGGCGAATCGTCTTTTCATCGCGTGTGTGGCGGCCCTCTCTCTCGTGGCGTGCGGTGGCGGCACCGAGCTGACCGCAGTGCTGTCGGGCGCGGCGGAGAAGCCCAGCGCGGTGACCACCACCGGCAGCGGCAGCACGGACGTCACGGTGGACGGCAAGAAGATCGAGGTGACTGGCAGCTTCAAGGACCTCAGCGGCAACGCCACGGCGGCCCACATCCACGGCCCGGCCGATGCGAGCAGCACCGCGGGCGTCTTCTGCAACCTGACCGTGCCGGCCGCCGCCAGCGGCTCCATCACCACGGACAAGAACGCCGGTTCTTGCGGGGCCATTGAGCTGACCGAAGCCCAGGTGGCCGACTTCGAGGCCGGCAAGTACTACATCAACATCCACACCGCCGCGAACGCGAACGGCGAGATCCGCGGCCAGCTGATCAAGAAGGAGTAG
- the rpoZ gene encoding DNA-directed RNA polymerase subunit omega, with protein MARITVEDCLPLVDNRFALVLLGAKRARQLMAGARPIIEISKNKPPVLSLREVATGRVKFDRDVREALSGKYSADEAKAAAAPAAPPAAPTLPPSV; from the coding sequence ATGGCCCGTATCACCGTCGAAGACTGCCTCCCCCTCGTCGACAACCGCTTCGCCCTGGTGCTGCTCGGCGCCAAGCGCGCCCGCCAGCTCATGGCCGGCGCCCGCCCCATCATCGAGATCTCCAAGAACAAGCCCCCCGTGCTCTCCCTCCGGGAGGTGGCCACTGGCCGCGTGAAGTTCGACCGCGACGTGCGCGAGGCGCTGTCCGGCAAGTACTCCGCGGACGAGGCCAAGGCCGCTGCCGCTCCGGCCGCTCCTCCGGCCGCGCCGACGCTGCCCCCCTCTGTCTGA
- a CDS encoding NUDIX hydrolase, which produces MPREASAGGIVIRENAGSWEVAVIRPHGRSLWALPKGHVDPGETPEQTATREVREETGLTASLLSSLGEIRYVYQFRGQRIFKRVHFFLFRYLSGELGVLPPGPRVEVDEARWVPLVQLVPMLGYKGEKSIAARAVKLLRAGDSIPPK; this is translated from the coding sequence ATGCCGCGCGAGGCGTCCGCCGGAGGAATAGTCATCCGCGAGAATGCGGGGAGCTGGGAGGTGGCGGTGATCCGCCCCCACGGCCGCTCCCTGTGGGCGCTGCCCAAGGGACACGTGGATCCCGGCGAGACGCCCGAGCAGACCGCCACCCGCGAGGTGCGCGAGGAGACGGGCCTCACGGCCAGTCTCCTCTCGTCACTGGGGGAGATCCGCTACGTCTACCAGTTCCGCGGACAGCGCATCTTCAAGCGCGTCCACTTCTTCCTCTTCCGCTACCTGTCCGGGGAGCTGGGAGTGCTGCCGCCGGGGCCGCGTGTGGAGGTGGACGAGGCGCGGTGGGTACCGCTGGTACAGCTCGTCCCGATGCTGGGCTACAAGGGGGAGAAGTCCATCGCCGCGCGCGCGGTGAAGCTGCTGCGCGCGGGAGACTCGATTCCCCCCAAGTGA
- the groES gene encoding co-chaperone GroES — translation MKIRPLQDRLIIKRVAEENKTKGGLFIPDTAKEKPLEGKVVAVGNGKVLEDGKIRPMDIKAGDTILFSKYAGTEIKIDGEDHLILREEDVLGVIEK, via the coding sequence ATGAAGATTCGCCCCCTGCAGGACCGCCTCATCATCAAGCGCGTGGCTGAGGAGAACAAGACCAAGGGAGGTCTGTTCATCCCCGATACGGCCAAGGAGAAGCCGCTCGAGGGTAAGGTAGTTGCTGTCGGCAACGGCAAGGTGCTCGAGGACGGCAAGATCCGCCCGATGGACATCAAGGCCGGCGACACCATCCTCTTCAGCAAGTACGCGGGCACCGAGATCAAGATCGACGGTGAGGATCACCTCATCCTCCGTGAGGAGGACGTGCTGGGTGTGATCGAGAAGTAA